GTAAATGAGgtcactgaaaataaacaccCAGCAGAGCACTCCGAGTGGAGGCGTCCCCGACTCCTCTGGACAGCAGCAGCCGTACCACATACGGCTGCATCTTCAGCAACCATTGGAGGGTGGCTAGTTGTTTATGGAAGATCAGACTACGGGGTTTGTTGTGTCTCTACGACAGCTGATGGTGGGAAATAAACAGTGCTGCGTTTACCAGGTGCCAAAAACAAGAGCTTGGGTGATGGGCGAGAAGATGAGTCTGTTTTAGAAGCAGCAAGAAATCAGTGGCCTCGGTCACCTCAGCTGCCTCCAGACGGTTGCTCGGGGAGAGAGCAGCCACAAGAGAAtaagacacaaatgcacacacacacacacacacacacacacacacacacacacacatacacacacacacacacacacagatcatcaTGGATGAATTACCTCCAGGAGGCACTAGGACCTAAACAAACGATCCCTGAGTGAGTCAATGGGGCCAGCTGGCAGACACAGATTTCTCGCCCAGATCGGGGCAGCTGCAGCCAGACTGCAGACATGACATGCATTTTACAGAGCTGGAGCAGGAATAACCCCCCACTctctaaccccaccccctccccaccccctccctgaTGTCTGCGCACAAAGACCGCTGCCTGCATGGACAGATGCACAGCCCCCAGAAAAAACAGTCCCCATCCGCCCATGACATGACCCCCAAATCTCAGGACCCACCCCCCGCCATCCACTGCCTGAGGTCGGGCAcataaggacacacacagatagtgcAGGGCTGTCGTTCAACTGTGCCTGCAGTCTTGCGGCATTAGCAGAGGTGATGAAAGTGCTGTTATCTAATTAAAGAGGAGGAGATCAATTCTGTGCCGGCCGCCTGTCACTTCGCCGCACTGATTCTGTCTGGCAGCTTTCTGACACTCCGCCATACTGTATGCCTGTCGAGTGCTGTAGAGTTTAATTAGCTTGAGACAGAATGATTCTCACTCAACTGAGCACTTCATCCTTACAGCGATTCAGAGCACAAATGCTGTCAGTACTGTAATACTAGATGACGAATCTGTAATATCTCTTGTGCAAATGGTTAGACCAAAAACAATTAATCTGAATCTGTGAACAATATCTTGGCGGAGCAGATCAGCAATACTCTTATGAGCAATCATGAAATTTGCAGTGGTATGTGTTTTATCAATACTGATACATGGCTGACACTGACGCTGCAGCATTTCAAATGTCCAGTGACATTAAGATTTTGTTTGTGAACTCTGGAATATTTCAGACTTGCTGTTTAAACTTTGTCTCACTAAGACTCACACCTTTTCTGCCTTTCGCTGGATGTCTGCTTCTTCTCTGAATGGGTCTCAAGCGTGTGACTATTGAATCCCACTTAAAGGTTTTGCAGAGCccaatgctgtttttttctgactcAACATGATGTACCATGCCtggaaaacaaaagcaatagcACTTACGGAATTgatagagaaacaaaacaatgggAAAAGGAATTGTCCAGGGTCAGGGATGTCGACTTAGCATGTTCAAGACCACAGGGCTTCTCCTAGGCAAATATATCTGCCAAGCCAAAATCACAATGGCCTTGACCTCAGTAGGTAAACACCAGGTCAGAGATGCTGGGTACAAGTAAGTCCCCTGAAATCATTTCATTCACCTCTGGAGTGCAGTAGTCTGGAAAGTCAAAGTGTGATCCTGAGTGGGTATGGAATGCTTCGAGGTCCTTATCCAGAGTGGAGCAGTCCATAGGCGTGCTGTCAAAGTTTGTGTTCGATATGATATGCAGGATTTCCTCGTCCAGTTCTTCATCCGAAGATGCCGATGAGACGAaggaggagctggtggaggagggtgtggcaGATCTCCCAGAGTTAGATCCTCGTGGCTGAGATGCCCTGGCCTCCGTAGGTGCTGGAGGCCCAGCTGCAGAGGGGACACTCTGGAGACTGCTGGGCTGGGAGTTGGGCACTTTGACTCTGAGTTGAGAAATAGGTTTCTGGTCCTTGGAGGGAATGGTACCTTGCTGGTGGAGGACAACAAGACTCATCTGGTTCTGATCATCTTGCAGGGTATCTGGACTTGCCCGGCGTACATCCACAGTGTCGTCGTCACTTACACTCTCACTGCAGCTCTTGTGTTTATTGCCATTGAAATTCACTTTGTGTTTGGTGGAGTTGGGTTTGACTCTGAGCCCTTTGCTGGTGAAGCAGGTGGATCGACCTGACTGAGACTTACTGCCTTTCATTGGGAGCTTTTCCCCAACTTTCACGGGTGTGGGGCACTTGCTCTTCTTCCTGGGGCGATATTTATAGTCCGGATAATCAGCCATGTGTTTCAGACGCAGTCGTTCTGCTTCCTTGATGAAGGGGATCTTCTCATAATCTGGGAGAAGTTTCCAACGCTTTCCAAGGCGTTTGGAGATCTCTGCATTGTGCATATCAGGCC
The Electrophorus electricus isolate fEleEle1 chromosome 20, fEleEle1.pri, whole genome shotgun sequence genome window above contains:
- the sox12 gene encoding transcription factor SOX-12 gives rise to the protein MTLESLPNRACSCIMVQQNPSTAMDREATQEVFVGPGSEDADEAFGHIPSNKDPNWCKTPTGHIKRPMNAFMVWSQIERRKIMEQWPDMHNAEISKRLGKRWKLLPDYEKIPFIKEAERLRLKHMADYPDYKYRPRKKSKCPTPVKVGEKLPMKGSKSQSGRSTCFTSKGLRVKPNSTKHKVNFNGNKHKSCSESVSDDDTVDVRRASPDTLQDDQNQMSLVVLHQQGTIPSKDQKPISQLRVKVPNSQPSSLQSVPSAAGPPAPTEARASQPRGSNSGRSATPSSTSSSFVSSASSDEELDEEILHIISNTNFDSTPMDCSTLDKDLEAFHTHSGSHFDFPDYCTPEAWYIMLSQKKTALGSAKPLSGIQ